A window of the Bacteroides thetaiotaomicron VPI-5482 genome harbors these coding sequences:
- a CDS encoding GH92 family glycosyl hydrolase produces the protein MYKASANILIACSFLWLTACSSAGVVTEDLIPTDYVNPFIGASTSVGAAGVYHGLGKTFPGATTPYGMVQVSPNTITGGDNSSGYSDEHKTIEGFAFTQMSGVGWFGDLGNFLVMPTTGELQKIAGKEDGSIKGYRSSYDKATETAKAGYYSVELTDYKIKVESSATPHCGILQFTFPSNEQSRIQIDLARRVGGTSTSQYVKVLDDYTIQGWMKCTPDGGGWGNGEGNSDYTVYYYAQFSKPLSNYGFWSADIPDEWVRKRDEVVSIPYLTRISQAPVIKDKKELEGKHLGFFTEFPTKEGEQVEMKVGISFVDMEGAANNFKQEIASKNFAQVKQEASDLWNKELSRIRISGGTDDEKTVFYTSLYHTMIDPRIYTDVDGRYIGGDKKVHEQDGTFTKRTIFSGWDVFRSQFPLQAMINPRLVSDALNSLITMADQSRREYYERWELLNSYSGCMIGNPALSVLADAYMKGIRTYDVEKAYQYAVNTSAKFGNDSLGYTPEPLSISYTLEYAYADWCVAQLAKALGKEEDAKRFYEKGQAYRNMFDAEKGWFRPRNADGSWKAWPENALTEEWYGCIESNAYQQGWFVPHDVPGMVELMGGKEEVIANLTNLFDHTPSDMLWNDYYNHANEPVHFVPFLFNQLDVPWYTQKWTRYICKNAYANKVEGIVGNEDVGQMSAWYILAASGIHPSCPGNTRMEITSPVFDKVEFNLDSKYHQGKVFTIIAHNNNTNNLYIQKALLNGKEYNKCYLDFAEIAAGGTLELFMGDKPNTEWGVLSNI, from the coding sequence ATGTATAAAGCTAGCGCTAATATTTTAATAGCTTGCTCTTTTTTGTGGCTGACTGCTTGTTCTTCAGCAGGAGTAGTAACAGAAGATTTAATTCCGACTGATTATGTAAATCCTTTTATAGGAGCTAGTACCAGTGTAGGAGCTGCCGGTGTTTATCATGGATTAGGTAAGACATTTCCTGGCGCTACTACTCCTTACGGTATGGTACAAGTAAGTCCCAATACTATAACCGGAGGTGATAATAGTTCCGGTTATAGTGATGAACACAAAACCATTGAAGGCTTTGCCTTTACTCAGATGAGTGGAGTGGGCTGGTTTGGGGATTTAGGAAATTTCCTGGTGATGCCTACAACGGGCGAACTGCAAAAAATAGCGGGTAAAGAAGATGGTAGTATAAAAGGGTATCGTTCTTCTTATGATAAAGCTACCGAAACAGCTAAAGCGGGATATTATTCGGTAGAACTGACTGATTATAAGATTAAAGTAGAGAGCAGTGCGACACCTCATTGTGGAATATTGCAATTTACTTTTCCTTCGAATGAACAATCTCGTATTCAGATAGACCTGGCACGTAGAGTGGGAGGGACTTCTACTTCGCAATATGTGAAAGTATTGGATGATTATACCATTCAAGGCTGGATGAAGTGTACACCTGATGGGGGTGGATGGGGAAATGGTGAGGGAAATTCCGATTACACAGTTTATTATTATGCACAATTTAGTAAACCACTGAGTAATTATGGCTTTTGGAGTGCGGATATTCCTGATGAATGGGTTCGGAAGCGTGATGAAGTGGTAAGTATTCCCTATCTGACACGTATATCACAAGCTCCGGTCATTAAAGATAAGAAAGAACTGGAAGGAAAGCACCTTGGCTTCTTCACAGAGTTTCCCACAAAAGAGGGAGAACAGGTTGAGATGAAAGTAGGCATTTCCTTTGTCGATATGGAAGGAGCAGCTAATAACTTTAAACAGGAGATTGCTTCTAAAAACTTTGCTCAAGTAAAACAGGAAGCGAGTGATTTGTGGAATAAAGAACTTAGCCGTATACGGATATCCGGTGGAACTGATGACGAAAAAACTGTTTTTTATACATCATTATATCATACGATGATTGACCCTCGAATCTATACAGATGTTGATGGGCGATATATTGGCGGAGATAAAAAGGTACATGAACAGGACGGTACATTTACCAAGCGTACTATATTTAGTGGTTGGGATGTTTTCCGTAGCCAGTTCCCTTTACAGGCGATGATTAATCCGCGTTTGGTGAGTGATGCGTTGAATTCGCTGATAACGATGGCAGATCAGAGCAGACGGGAATATTATGAACGTTGGGAACTTCTGAATTCTTATTCTGGCTGTATGATAGGTAATCCTGCACTGTCGGTGCTGGCAGATGCTTATATGAAAGGAATTCGCACGTATGATGTAGAAAAAGCATATCAATATGCAGTCAACACGTCAGCTAAGTTTGGGAATGATTCGTTGGGATATACTCCTGAACCGTTGAGTATTTCATATACTCTGGAATATGCCTATGCAGACTGGTGCGTGGCTCAATTGGCAAAGGCGTTGGGGAAAGAAGAAGATGCAAAGCGCTTTTATGAAAAAGGGCAAGCCTATCGTAACATGTTCGATGCGGAAAAAGGCTGGTTCCGTCCCCGGAATGCAGATGGATCATGGAAAGCATGGCCGGAGAATGCACTGACCGAAGAATGGTATGGTTGCATTGAGTCAAATGCTTATCAGCAAGGCTGGTTTGTGCCGCACGATGTTCCGGGAATGGTTGAACTGATGGGAGGCAAGGAAGAGGTTATAGCTAATTTGACTAATTTATTTGACCACACTCCCTCTGATATGTTATGGAATGATTATTATAATCATGCTAATGAACCGGTACATTTTGTTCCTTTCCTTTTTAATCAGTTGGATGTACCTTGGTATACGCAGAAGTGGACACGATATATTTGTAAAAATGCTTATGCGAACAAAGTAGAAGGGATTGTGGGCAATGAAGATGTAGGACAGATGTCGGCCTGGTATATATTGGCTGCTTCCGGCATTCATCCTTCCTGTCCCGGTAACACCCGCATGGAAATAACCAGTCCTGTTTTTGACAAGGTAGAATTTAATCTGGACTCAAAATATCATCAAGGGAAAGTATTTACAATTATTGCTCACAACAACAACACAAATAATCTATATATACAAAAAGCTTTGCTGAATGGCAAGGAGTACAATAAATGTTACCTTGACTTTGCTGAAATCGCAGCAGGAGGAACATTGGAATTATTTATGGGCGATAAGCCCAATACAGAATGGGGTGTTTTATCTAACATTTAA
- a CDS encoding discoidin domain-containing protein encodes MMNKFRLLLLASSLFVLNGIGHAQTSTMSLNSSNPKIVWEVKPQADLNNIGGEQISTPGFKMPDYVKGVVPGAVFTAYVEAGIVPDPNYADNIYKVDETFYNRPFWYRTEFELPASYSAGKRVWLHFDNTNRFADFYFNGEKISGTKTSTKDVSGHMLRSKFDVTHLIKKSGKNAVAVLITDPDQKKTRKGKDPYGVACSPSYLAGAGWDWMPYVPGRLAGITGNAYLAITGDAVMEDPWIRSELPTLQQAELFFSTGIKNVSSAPKEVEVSGVIQPGNITFSKNIRVEGKETVQLSVDKSDFAALVIRNPKLWWPNGYGEPNLYTCKLTCSVDGKISDEKDITFGIKKYEYKMINNVVNYPVLTFFINGQKIYLKGGNWGMSEYLLRCHGKEYETKIKLHKDMNYNMIRLWTGCVTDDEFYDYCDKYGIMVWNDFWLYVAYNDVAEPEAFKANALDKVRRLRNHPSIAIWCGANETHPAPDLDNYLREMIAQEDKNDRMYKSCSNQDGLSGSGWWGNQPPKHHFETSGSNLAFNKPAYPYGIDHGYGMRTEIGTATFPTFESVKLFIPQESWWPLPTDEQLKDDDDNVWNKHFFGKEASNANPINYKKSVNTQFGESSSLEEFCEKAQLLNIEVMKGMYEAWNDKMWNDAAGLLIWMSHPAYPSFVWQTYDYYYDPTGAYWGAKKACEHLHLQWNSSNNSIKAVNTTTKDLKGAYAKATIYNLNGKEVAAYGRTKQMDVPASNIAEAFTLNFNPYNLAFGKNVIASSSSPSRSASLVADGGAGSRWESDASDSQWIYVDLGKKEKIEHVVLKWETARAKEYEIQVSNDAKKWKTVYTNKDGQGSTDEIKLSPVTARYVKMAGVSRATDFGYSLYEFEIYGKKQKNVEELTPLHFIRLELTDANGNLISDNFYWRNGVTDLDYTALNTLPEAELSCKLVDKSMLSEGKMKLSVKNHSKTVACANRIRLVNTATQERILPVIMSDNYITLMPGEERTISVEAEPEMLKGGVSVLLKQYGKAEQKKLDI; translated from the coding sequence ATGATGAATAAGTTTAGACTTCTTTTACTAGCATCAAGTTTGTTTGTACTGAATGGAATAGGGCATGCTCAGACTTCTACCATGTCACTGAACAGTTCCAATCCTAAGATAGTATGGGAAGTCAAACCGCAGGCAGATTTGAATAATATAGGGGGAGAACAAATCTCTACCCCCGGTTTTAAAATGCCGGACTATGTAAAAGGCGTAGTTCCCGGAGCTGTTTTTACAGCATATGTTGAAGCCGGAATCGTTCCCGATCCTAATTACGCTGATAATATATATAAAGTAGATGAGACGTTTTATAACCGTCCTTTCTGGTATCGTACGGAGTTTGAACTTCCGGCATCTTATTCAGCAGGTAAGCGTGTCTGGCTTCATTTTGATAATACCAATCGTTTCGCCGATTTCTACTTTAACGGAGAAAAAATATCGGGGACAAAGACATCGACTAAAGATGTGAGCGGACATATGTTGCGTTCTAAATTTGATGTGACACACTTGATTAAGAAATCAGGAAAGAATGCGGTTGCGGTTCTGATTACTGATCCTGATCAGAAAAAGACTCGTAAAGGAAAAGATCCGTATGGTGTTGCTTGTAGTCCCAGCTATCTGGCAGGTGCCGGTTGGGATTGGATGCCGTATGTGCCGGGACGTCTTGCCGGAATTACAGGAAATGCTTATCTGGCTATTACAGGTGATGCTGTGATGGAAGATCCGTGGATTCGCTCGGAATTGCCGACTTTGCAACAAGCAGAACTATTTTTCTCTACAGGAATCAAGAACGTTTCTTCTGCTCCGAAAGAAGTGGAAGTTTCCGGTGTTATTCAGCCGGGAAATATTACTTTCTCCAAGAACATTCGGGTGGAAGGAAAAGAAACAGTACAGTTGTCGGTGGATAAGAGCGATTTTGCTGCATTAGTCATTCGTAACCCGAAACTTTGGTGGCCTAACGGCTATGGAGAACCGAATCTTTATACCTGTAAACTGACTTGTTCGGTAGATGGAAAAATATCGGATGAAAAGGATATTACTTTTGGTATCAAGAAGTATGAGTATAAGATGATCAACAACGTAGTGAATTACCCGGTCCTTACATTCTTTATCAATGGGCAGAAGATTTATCTGAAAGGTGGAAACTGGGGTATGAGCGAGTATTTGCTTCGTTGTCATGGCAAAGAGTACGAAACGAAAATCAAGTTGCATAAAGATATGAACTACAACATGATCCGTTTGTGGACAGGTTGTGTGACTGATGATGAATTCTATGATTATTGCGATAAGTATGGAATCATGGTGTGGAATGATTTTTGGCTGTATGTCGCTTATAATGATGTAGCTGAGCCGGAAGCATTCAAAGCAAATGCTCTTGATAAAGTGAGACGTTTAAGGAATCATCCTTCTATAGCTATCTGGTGTGGTGCTAATGAAACACATCCGGCACCCGATTTGGATAATTATTTGCGTGAAATGATAGCTCAGGAAGATAAAAACGATCGAATGTATAAGTCTTGTTCCAATCAAGATGGTTTATCCGGAAGCGGATGGTGGGGAAATCAGCCCCCTAAGCACCATTTTGAGACTTCGGGCAGTAATCTGGCATTCAATAAACCTGCTTATCCGTATGGTATAGATCATGGTTATGGTATGCGTACCGAAATAGGAACGGCTACTTTCCCGACATTTGAAAGTGTGAAATTGTTTATTCCTCAGGAGTCATGGTGGCCTCTGCCTACTGATGAACAATTGAAAGATGATGATGATAACGTTTGGAATAAGCACTTCTTCGGCAAAGAAGCGTCCAATGCCAATCCTATCAATTATAAGAAATCAGTGAATACGCAATTCGGAGAATCTTCGAGTCTGGAAGAGTTCTGTGAGAAAGCTCAGTTGCTGAATATTGAAGTAATGAAAGGGATGTATGAAGCATGGAATGATAAGATGTGGAATGATGCGGCAGGGCTTTTGATCTGGATGAGTCACCCGGCATATCCATCATTCGTGTGGCAGACGTACGATTATTATTATGATCCTACCGGAGCTTATTGGGGAGCAAAGAAGGCTTGCGAACATCTTCATCTTCAGTGGAACTCATCTAATAACAGTATAAAAGCTGTAAATACTACTACCAAAGACTTGAAAGGCGCTTATGCCAAAGCGACCATCTACAACCTGAACGGAAAAGAGGTTGCGGCATATGGACGTACAAAACAGATGGATGTACCGGCAAGTAACATTGCAGAAGCGTTCACGTTAAACTTCAATCCGTACAATTTGGCTTTTGGCAAGAATGTGATAGCTTCTTCATCATCACCATCCAGATCGGCTTCTTTAGTAGCTGACGGAGGGGCAGGCAGTCGTTGGGAAAGTGATGCGAGTGACTCTCAATGGATTTATGTTGACTTGGGTAAGAAAGAAAAAATAGAGCATGTTGTGTTGAAATGGGAAACGGCACGTGCCAAAGAGTACGAGATCCAAGTGTCGAATGATGCGAAGAAATGGAAAACAGTCTATACAAACAAAGATGGACAAGGCAGTACAGATGAGATAAAACTTTCTCCGGTTACTGCACGCTATGTGAAAATGGCAGGAGTTAGCCGTGCCACAGACTTTGGATATTCACTGTATGAATTTGAAATATATGGTAAGAAACAAAAGAATGTTGAGGAACTGACTCCGCTCCATTTCATCCGGTTAGAACTGACTGACGCAAATGGTAATTTGATTTCAGATAATTTCTATTGGAGAAACGGCGTGACAGATCTTGACTATACAGCTTTGAATACATTGCCGGAAGCAGAACTGTCGTGCAAATTAGTTGATAAGTCAATGTTATCCGAAGGGAAGATGAAATTGTCGGTAAAGAATCATTCGAAAACTGTTGCTTGTGCTAACCGGATAAGATTGGTGAATACGGCTACACAAGAAAGAATCCTTCCTGTTATCATGTCTGATAATTATATAACTTTGATGCCGGGTGAAGAGCGGACTATTTCTGTTGAGGCGGAACCGGAAATGTTGAAAGGAGGAGTCAGTGTTTTGCTAAAACAATATGGTAAGGCTGAACAAAAGAAGTTGGATATATGA
- a CDS encoding SGNH/GDSL hydrolase family protein: MNSKINVKVFFLLFLICVCSNSLYAQSIPPFKKGERVVFVGNSITHGGHYHSFVWLYYMTRFPNKPITIMNAGIGGESAWDIKDRLDYDVFDRKPTYVTLTFGMNDTGYDIFWKENAKELSEQRIEKSLESFREIEKRLLAENKMTKVLIGGSPYDETTKLNSLLFLHKNDAILKIIDAQRKAAKKNGWGFVDFNQPMVQISLEEQKKDSTFTFCRVDRIHPDNDGQMVMAYLFLKAQGLAGVEVSDISIDANNKNLLSHRNCKVSKLKKEAGGLSFDYLANSLPYPLDSIPRHGWGNKRSQRDAMDLIPFMKEFNQERLQVTNLEKGHYRLTIDGLFIDNVSSGQLEDGINLADYPNTPQYQQAMKIMYLNEERFEVEKRFREYLWTEYSFLKKEGLLFADNEKAINKLREYLPKDGFLRMSYEWYTKAMYPEIREVWSRYMKIIVDTIYKMNKPTTHKVKLTKIG; this comes from the coding sequence ATGAATAGTAAAATAAACGTAAAGGTCTTTTTCCTGCTATTTCTAATCTGTGTTTGTTCTAATAGCCTGTACGCACAATCAATTCCACCCTTTAAAAAAGGAGAACGGGTAGTCTTTGTTGGAAATAGTATAACTCATGGTGGACATTATCATTCATTTGTGTGGTTATATTATATGACTCGTTTTCCAAACAAACCGATTACAATAATGAATGCCGGAATTGGCGGTGAGAGTGCGTGGGATATTAAAGATCGGTTGGACTACGATGTTTTTGACAGAAAACCGACTTATGTAACTCTGACTTTTGGTATGAATGACACAGGGTATGATATTTTCTGGAAGGAGAATGCTAAGGAGTTGTCGGAGCAACGGATTGAAAAATCTTTGGAAAGCTTTCGGGAAATAGAGAAGCGCTTGCTGGCAGAGAATAAAATGACCAAAGTGCTGATAGGTGGATCACCTTATGATGAAACTACGAAATTGAACAGTTTACTTTTTCTTCATAAAAATGATGCTATTTTAAAGATAATTGATGCCCAGCGTAAGGCGGCGAAGAAAAATGGATGGGGATTTGTGGATTTTAATCAGCCGATGGTGCAAATAAGTCTGGAAGAGCAAAAGAAAGATTCGACATTCACTTTTTGTAGAGTAGATAGAATCCATCCTGATAATGATGGACAGATGGTGATGGCTTATTTATTTTTAAAGGCGCAGGGACTGGCTGGAGTCGAAGTTTCGGATATTTCAATTGATGCAAATAACAAGAATCTATTAAGTCATAGGAATTGTAAGGTCTCCAAACTAAAGAAAGAAGCTGGTGGTTTAAGTTTTGATTATTTGGCAAATTCACTTCCTTATCCTTTGGATTCTATTCCAAGACATGGTTGGGGAAATAAAAGGTCACAACGTGATGCTATGGATTTGATACCGTTTATGAAGGAATTTAATCAAGAACGTTTGCAGGTGACTAATTTAGAAAAAGGACATTATCGGCTGACAATAGATGGATTGTTTATCGATAATGTTTCATCTGGACAGTTGGAAGATGGTATCAATTTGGCCGATTATCCCAATACACCCCAATACCAGCAAGCCATGAAAATCATGTATCTGAATGAAGAACGTTTTGAAGTAGAAAAACGTTTCAGAGAATATTTGTGGACAGAATATTCGTTCTTGAAAAAGGAAGGTCTGCTGTTTGCTGATAATGAGAAGGCTATAAATAAACTTAGGGAGTATTTACCTAAAGATGGTTTTCTGAGGATGAGTTATGAGTGGTATACCAAAGCGATGTATCCTGAGATACGCGAAGTATGGAGTAGATATATGAAGATCATCGTCGATACAATTTATAAAATGAATAAGCCGACAACTCATAAAGTCAAGTTGACAAAGATAGGTTGA
- a CDS encoding glycoside hydrolase family 78 protein: MRNKKLLLGIGIMCCLWCLPKIVHGKENKVSFSLVELKCENMVDPLGIDNVTPHLSWKLKGDGVVDGQAFYEIQVASDSLLLIGGKADLWKSGKLKSDVSVMVPYQGLPLASRSLCYWRVRAWDRKRHVSQWSPVARFSVGLLNKEQIHGVYIGSSPEGGKVCAPLLRKKVQIGELATTFLYVNSLGYHEVYVNGKKVTENVLTPAVSQLNKRSLMVTYDVSSYLKEGENDLLIWLGQGWYKKTTFGAAYDGPLVKAELNMLRNGKWEVLTATDTSWRGRESGYSDTGNWCALQFGGERVDGRIVPTDFSTYSLDKMKWYPVVEVNVPRHIVSPQMCEANKIHQTLQPVSIRKLSEDTWLVDMGRIQTGWFEMKMPMLSAGHEVTMEYSDNLTKEGEFDKQGESDVYIAGGRRGEYFRNKFNHHAYRYVRISNLPARPKTEWIKSLQIYGDYRQTATFECSDADLNAIHNMIQYTMRCLTFSGYMVDCPHLERAGYGGDGNSSTMSLQTMYDVAPTFTNWIQTWGDSMREGGSLAHVGPNPGAGGGGPYWCGFIVQAPWRTYVNYNDPRLIKNYYPKMKEWFSYVDKYTVDGLLKRWPDTQYRDWFLGDWLAPIGVDAGAQSSVDLVNNCFISECLGTMEKIALMLGEKEEAEKFAMRRKNLNELIHQKFYHPGKGIYSTGSQLDMCYPMLVGAVPDSLYDDVKRKMMTDTEKQHKGHIAVGLVGVPILTEWAIRNREVDFLYQMLKKRDYPGYLYMIDNGATATWEYWSGERSRVHNCYNGIGTWFYQAIGGLRIDESIPGYQHVFIDPQIPKGLTWAKMAKDTPYGVIAVDWELTDNIMDLQVDIPVGVTATLCIPDEAVSCMMDGKNIRIEKKMIQLKAGNFKYYIYMK, encoded by the coding sequence ATGAGGAATAAAAAACTGTTACTAGGTATAGGAATAATGTGTTGTCTTTGGTGTTTGCCAAAGATTGTACATGGGAAAGAAAACAAGGTCTCTTTTTCTTTAGTGGAGTTAAAATGTGAGAATATGGTTGATCCTTTAGGGATTGACAACGTTACTCCCCATTTGAGTTGGAAGTTGAAAGGAGATGGGGTGGTGGATGGACAAGCATTTTACGAAATTCAGGTAGCGTCAGATAGTCTTCTATTAATTGGGGGGAAGGCTGACTTATGGAAATCGGGGAAGTTGAAGTCTGATGTTTCTGTGATGGTGCCTTATCAAGGCTTACCTTTGGCTTCGCGTTCTTTATGCTACTGGAGGGTACGTGCCTGGGATCGGAAAAGGCATGTTTCCCAATGGAGTCCGGTGGCGCGTTTTTCTGTTGGTCTTTTGAATAAGGAACAGATACACGGTGTCTATATCGGTTCATCACCGGAAGGAGGTAAGGTTTGTGCTCCTTTACTTCGTAAAAAAGTGCAAATAGGTGAACTGGCAACGACTTTTCTGTATGTGAATTCGCTGGGATATCATGAAGTATATGTCAATGGAAAGAAGGTTACGGAGAATGTTCTTACCCCTGCAGTCTCTCAACTGAATAAACGTTCGTTAATGGTCACTTATGACGTATCTTCTTATTTGAAAGAAGGAGAGAATGACCTGCTGATATGGCTTGGACAAGGGTGGTATAAGAAAACTACTTTTGGTGCTGCTTATGACGGTCCGTTGGTAAAAGCGGAACTGAATATGCTGAGAAATGGAAAATGGGAAGTATTGACTGCAACTGACACTTCTTGGAGGGGACGAGAAAGTGGCTATTCGGATACAGGTAATTGGTGTGCTTTACAATTTGGTGGTGAAAGGGTGGATGGGAGAATAGTGCCGACAGATTTTTCAACTTATTCTCTAGATAAAATGAAATGGTATCCTGTGGTGGAAGTAAATGTACCAAGACACATTGTTTCACCTCAAATGTGTGAAGCTAACAAGATACATCAAACGTTGCAACCTGTTTCTATCAGGAAACTTAGTGAAGATACCTGGTTGGTAGATATGGGAAGAATACAGACCGGATGGTTTGAAATGAAGATGCCGATGTTATCTGCGGGACATGAGGTCACGATGGAATATAGCGATAACCTGACTAAAGAAGGAGAATTTGACAAACAAGGTGAAAGTGATGTCTATATTGCAGGTGGACGGAGGGGAGAATATTTTAGGAATAAATTCAATCATCATGCTTATCGTTATGTCCGTATCTCCAACCTTCCGGCAAGACCGAAAACTGAATGGATAAAATCTCTCCAGATTTATGGCGATTATCGGCAGACTGCGACTTTCGAATGTTCGGATGCTGACTTGAACGCCATTCATAATATGATTCAATATACTATGAGGTGTCTGACATTTAGCGGATATATGGTCGACTGTCCGCATTTGGAGCGGGCAGGCTATGGTGGCGATGGAAATTCGTCTACAATGAGTTTGCAAACAATGTATGACGTAGCACCGACTTTCACAAACTGGATACAAACATGGGGAGATTCAATGCGCGAAGGGGGAAGTCTGGCCCATGTAGGTCCTAATCCCGGTGCAGGTGGCGGTGGTCCGTATTGGTGTGGATTTATTGTACAGGCGCCATGGCGAACGTATGTGAATTACAATGATCCGAGATTAATAAAGAACTATTATCCGAAAATGAAAGAATGGTTCTCATATGTGGATAAATATACGGTGGATGGATTGCTGAAACGCTGGCCTGATACTCAATATCGGGATTGGTTTCTTGGTGACTGGCTTGCACCGATAGGAGTAGATGCAGGAGCACAATCTTCTGTTGATCTGGTAAATAATTGTTTTATCAGTGAATGTTTGGGGACAATGGAAAAAATAGCTCTGATGCTTGGGGAAAAAGAGGAGGCAGAGAAGTTTGCTATGCGCAGGAAGAATCTAAATGAGTTGATTCATCAAAAGTTTTATCATCCGGGTAAAGGTATCTATTCTACAGGTTCACAGTTGGATATGTGTTATCCAATGCTTGTAGGAGCTGTACCGGATTCTTTGTATGATGATGTGAAAAGAAAGATGATGACTGATACTGAAAAGCAGCACAAAGGTCATATTGCTGTAGGGTTGGTAGGTGTCCCAATTTTGACAGAGTGGGCTATTCGTAACAGGGAAGTTGACTTTTTATATCAAATGTTGAAGAAACGTGATTATCCAGGTTATCTGTATATGATAGATAATGGTGCTACAGCGACTTGGGAGTATTGGAGTGGTGAACGGAGTAGGGTGCATAACTGCTATAATGGAATCGGAACCTGGTTTTATCAAGCAATAGGGGGACTTAGAATAGATGAATCGATACCAGGTTATCAACATGTATTTATTGATCCTCAAATACCGAAAGGTTTGACTTGGGCTAAGATGGCAAAAGATACTCCATATGGTGTGATTGCTGTTGACTGGGAATTGACAGATAATATTATGGATCTTCAAGTGGATATTCCAGTTGGGGTTACTGCTACACTCTGTATTCCCGATGAGGCGGTGTCCTGTATGATGGATGGGAAGAATATTCGCATAGAAAAGAAAATGATTCAATTAAAAGCAGGTAATTTTAAATATTATATTTACATGAAATAA
- a CDS encoding alpha/beta hydrolase — MKKHLLSALLAMCLVTTAFAQQGKVYETRTVKSKILGMERSYSIYLPAGYDEGDGSYPVLYLLHGLGDNHTGWVQFGQVQYIADKAIAEGKSAPMIIVMPDADTVHKGYFNLLDGTYNYEDFFFQELIPHIEKTYRVRAESRYRAISGLSMGGGGALFYALHYPEMFVAVAPLSAVGGAWTFDQMKNQSDLSKVSEEKKAEVLGQMDIQTILEKSPKEKLDRIKWIRWYISCGDDDFLSVTNCLLHNTLLQHQVGHEFRMKDGSHSWTYWRMELPEVMRFVSRIFTQY; from the coding sequence ATGAAAAAACATTTATTATCAGCGCTTTTAGCGATGTGTCTGGTTACTACGGCTTTTGCCCAGCAAGGGAAAGTGTATGAGACACGTACCGTAAAAAGTAAGATTCTGGGAATGGAACGTAGTTATTCCATTTATTTGCCAGCAGGCTATGACGAAGGAGATGGTAGTTATCCGGTATTGTATTTGCTTCATGGATTAGGAGATAATCATACGGGATGGGTGCAATTTGGGCAGGTTCAGTATATTGCAGATAAAGCGATTGCTGAGGGGAAATCAGCTCCGATGATTATTGTTATGCCAGATGCTGACACGGTTCATAAAGGTTATTTTAACTTGTTGGATGGAACATATAATTATGAGGACTTCTTTTTTCAAGAATTGATTCCGCATATCGAGAAAACGTATAGAGTGCGTGCTGAAAGTCGTTATCGTGCTATCTCCGGTTTGTCTATGGGAGGTGGCGGAGCGTTGTTTTATGCCCTTCATTATCCGGAGATGTTTGTTGCTGTTGCTCCGTTAAGTGCTGTTGGAGGGGCATGGACATTCGATCAGATGAAGAATCAATCAGATTTATCGAAGGTGTCAGAAGAAAAAAAAGCGGAAGTTCTCGGGCAAATGGATATACAAACTATCTTGGAGAAATCTCCGAAAGAAAAGCTAGACCGTATCAAATGGATTCGTTGGTATATCAGTTGTGGTGATGATGATTTCTTATCGGTAACGAACTGTCTTTTACATAACACGTTGTTACAGCATCAGGTTGGTCATGAATTTCGTATGAAAGACGGCAGTCATTCGTGGACTTATTGGCGGATGGAATTACCTGAGGTTATGCGATTTGTTTCTAGAATATTTACTCAATATTGA